In the genome of Nitratireductor sp. GISD-1A_MAKvit, the window ACGCCCAGTGGCATGGCGCGTTTCTGTCCCCCAGTTGGATCATTCATTTCGTCTTCACCACGGCCGGCGCGCTCTATCAGTTCGCCGTGCTGGGCCTCAGGATTTATTTTCCCTGGGGATTGGCCGCACTTTTCGCCCTCTCGCTCGTCTATGCCGTCAGGCCGCGTTGAGGAAATCGCGCAGCTCTGCTAGTCAGGCGCCGACCCCACTTTCATGGAAGGCAAGCCACGCATGATCCCGCGCTATTCGCGGCCGGAAATGGCCGCAATCTGGTCGCCCGAGACCAAATTCCGCATCTGGTTCGAAATCGAGGCACACGCGGCAGACGCGATGGCCGAGCTCGGCATCGTGCCGAAGGAAGCCGCAAAAACCATCTGGGAAAAGGCCGGCAACGCCACCTTCGACATCGACCGCATCGACGAGATCGAGCGCGAGACGAAGCATGACGTCATCGCCTTTCTGACACATCTGGCGGAAATCGTCGGCCCCGAAGCCCGCTTCGTCCACCAGGGCATGACCTCTTCCGACGTGCTCGACACCTGCCTCAGCGTCCAGCTCGTGCGCGCCACCGACATCCTGCTCGACGATCTCGACAGGCTGCTCGCGGCCCTCAAGAAGCGTGCCTTCGAGCACAAGGACACCGTCACCATCGGCCGCAGCCACGGCATCCATGCCGAGCCGACCACATTCGGCGTCAAGCTGGCGCAGGCCTATGCCGAGTTCGAGCGCTGCCGCACCCGCCTTGTCAACGCGCGTGAAGAGATCGCCACCTGCGCCATTTCCGGCGCTGTCGGCACCTTCGCCAATATCGACCCGAGCGTCGAGGCGCATGTTGCGGAGAAAATGGGCCTGAAGCCGGAGCCCGTCTCCACCCAGGTTATCCCGCGTGATCGCCACGCCATGTATTTCGCCACGCTCGCCGTGATCGCCTCCTCCATCGAGCGGCTCTCGGTGGAAGTGCGTCACCTGCAGCGCACCGAGGTTCTGGAAGCCGAAGAGTATTTCTCGCCGGGTCAGAAGGGCTCGTCGGCCATGCCGCACAAGCGCAATCCGGTCCTGTCGGAAAACCTGACCGGCCTTGCCCGCATGGTCCGCGCCTATGCGACGCCCGCCATGGAAAACGTGGCGCTCTGGCACGAGCGCGACATCTCCCACTCCTCCGTCGAGCGCATGATCGGTCCGGACGCCACCGTCACGCTCGATTTCGCGCTCATGCGGCTTACCGGCATGATGGAAAAGCTGGTGGTCTATCCCGAGGCGATGGAGAAAAACCTCAACAGGTTCCGTGGCCTCGTCCATTCGCAGCGCGTGCTGCTGGCGCTCACCCAGGCAGGCGTGTCGCGCGAAGATGCCTACCGGCTGGTGCAGCGCAATGCCATGAAGGTCTGGGAACACGG includes:
- the purB gene encoding adenylosuccinate lyase gives rise to the protein MIPRYSRPEMAAIWSPETKFRIWFEIEAHAADAMAELGIVPKEAAKTIWEKAGNATFDIDRIDEIERETKHDVIAFLTHLAEIVGPEARFVHQGMTSSDVLDTCLSVQLVRATDILLDDLDRLLAALKKRAFEHKDTVTIGRSHGIHAEPTTFGVKLAQAYAEFERCRTRLVNAREEIATCAISGAVGTFANIDPSVEAHVAEKMGLKPEPVSTQVIPRDRHAMYFATLAVIASSIERLSVEVRHLQRTEVLEAEEYFSPGQKGSSAMPHKRNPVLSENLTGLARMVRAYATPAMENVALWHERDISHSSVERMIGPDATVTLDFALMRLTGMMEKLVVYPEAMEKNLNRFRGLVHSQRVLLALTQAGVSREDAYRLVQRNAMKVWEHGADFLEELLGDKDVRAALSEDEIREKFDLGYHTKHVDTIFERVFGES